The segment ATCTAAAATGGACTTTTTCAGTTAATTCTATTTCTTTACTATCAAAAATTTTCCTTTTTATAATAACTTCTATTTTATCTACTTCCGATTCATAAAAAGAAACTTTATTTATGCAATCATTAACCGTCGGAGAATTTATAAAAAACTCTCTCACTCCTTGAATTAATGCTTCAATACATTTTTGTGATAGTTCAACCATGTCCTTTAAATCTTCTTTAATAAAATCAAAAACAACTGGTTTTTCTATAGATAGCTCTACTAATATTTGTTTACAAATATCTCCAATATCGTCCATTGAATCAAGAAGTTCAAGGACATCTCCACTAAAATCCGGAATTAAATTATATTTAAACAAATAGTATTTTATTTTCTTTAATTGCTCATCTGCATTTTTTTCAATTATAGCTATTTTTTTAAGCTTCCCTTGAAAATTCTCATCTTTTTTACAAATATAATCATTTATTCCTTGATTAAAAACCATCCCCGCTTCATGTAAACAACACAAATATTTTTCTATTTCTTCTTCTAATTCTTTGTTTCGATTAACTAAGA is part of the Anaerobranca californiensis DSM 14826 genome and harbors:
- a CDS encoding DUF47 domain-containing protein, which codes for MKKILVNRNKELEEEIEKYLCCLHEAGMVFNQGINDYICKKDENFQGKLKKIAIIEKNADEQLKKIKYYLFKYNLIPDFSGDVLELLDSMDDIGDICKQILVELSIEKPVVFDFIKEDLKDMVELSQKCIEALIQGVREFFINSPTVNDCINKVSFYESEVDKIEVIIKRKIFDSKEIELTEKVHFRYFVNWLAALSDTSENIGRKLSVFKLKRDF